A region from the Salicibibacter cibarius genome encodes:
- the rsmI gene encoding 16S rRNA (cytidine(1402)-2'-O)-methyltransferase, with protein MKGGGAVLGHGMLYLVPTPIGNLEDMTYRATRILGEVDLILAEDTRQTRKLLSHYGIHTPMRSMHEHNEEKRTAELLATLHDGGQCALVSDAGTPLVSDPGERLVIACIHAGVPVVPLPGANAAVTALVASGFGGGPFHFHGFLPRKKKDQKETLDRLRRIQAPIIFYESPYRLTSTIEQLAETWANREAVVARELTKHYEEFHRGPLEELARIGRENGWRGECCLIVAGASDEELEEDQTSLWWKGMSVIQHVNAYEAMGWDRKAALKQCAADRKMSKNDVYAIYHGLE; from the coding sequence ATGAAAGGAGGCGGAGCGGTTTTGGGACACGGCATGCTTTATCTCGTTCCGACACCGATTGGAAATCTTGAAGATATGACTTATCGTGCCACTCGGATTCTTGGCGAAGTGGATCTGATCCTTGCCGAAGATACGCGGCAAACAAGGAAATTGCTTTCTCACTACGGCATTCACACACCGATGAGAAGCATGCATGAACATAATGAAGAGAAAAGAACGGCCGAATTATTGGCAACCCTTCACGATGGCGGACAATGTGCGCTCGTCAGTGACGCCGGAACGCCCCTCGTTTCCGACCCGGGCGAACGATTGGTGATCGCGTGCATTCATGCCGGTGTTCCGGTCGTTCCCTTGCCGGGGGCAAACGCTGCCGTAACCGCGTTGGTTGCCTCGGGATTTGGAGGAGGCCCTTTCCATTTTCACGGCTTTCTTCCTCGCAAGAAAAAAGATCAAAAAGAAACGCTCGACCGGCTTCGTCGTATTCAAGCACCGATTATTTTTTATGAATCACCTTATCGGCTTACTTCGACCATTGAGCAGCTTGCTGAAACTTGGGCGAATCGTGAAGCGGTGGTCGCTCGGGAGTTAACGAAGCATTATGAAGAGTTTCACCGCGGTCCTTTGGAAGAATTGGCGAGGATCGGGCGTGAAAACGGTTGGAGAGGAGAATGTTGCTTGATTGTAGCGGGAGCCTCGGACGAAGAATTGGAAGAAGATCAAACCTCCCTTTGGTGGAAGGGGATGTCGGTCATTCAACATGTGAATGCTTATGAAGCTATGGGATGGGATCGGAAGGCCGCGCT
- a CDS encoding GIY-YIG nuclease family protein produces MRLHPEERVDYIYKNRLRIIQSTDTFPFSKDSVLLGQFASVAKTRGKMVDLCSGNGSIALVMATRSNVKITGVELQPRLCDMARRSAKLNGFKEQLAFIRGDIRRASEWLGTEAYDVVMCNPPYFQEKETNKQAAIATARHEGALSFDDVAWVSAKLIKYKGKAAFVYRPDRLTEVFNACERVQLAPKRLQFVHPKADKEANMVLVETIKGGKPGVKTLPPIVVYDRDENYTEQFLQAYGGKELGEEQRLAKVAGKDVANHYVYMLECKDGSYYTGYTREPYARLAKHNEGAGAKYTRGRGPVTLIHLQAFPSKEEAMREEWRIKQLPKAEKKQLIDERRRSGFGTRHALSRSDTDWKS; encoded by the coding sequence ATGCGCTTGCATCCGGAGGAACGGGTCGATTATATTTATAAAAATCGTTTGCGGATCATTCAAAGCACAGATACGTTTCCTTTTTCCAAAGATTCGGTACTGCTTGGGCAGTTTGCTTCGGTTGCAAAGACGAGGGGCAAAATGGTGGATTTATGCTCCGGTAACGGTTCGATCGCCCTTGTGATGGCTACGCGCAGTAATGTGAAAATAACCGGTGTGGAGTTGCAGCCCAGGTTGTGCGATATGGCCCGGCGGAGCGCAAAATTGAATGGATTTAAAGAGCAATTGGCTTTTATTCGCGGGGATATAAGACGGGCAAGCGAATGGCTGGGAACGGAAGCTTACGATGTTGTCATGTGCAATCCGCCTTATTTTCAGGAAAAAGAAACGAATAAGCAAGCGGCTATTGCAACGGCGCGGCATGAAGGGGCTCTTTCGTTCGATGATGTAGCCTGGGTCTCGGCTAAGCTTATAAAATATAAAGGAAAAGCGGCGTTCGTTTATCGGCCGGATCGTTTAACGGAAGTATTCAATGCTTGCGAGCGCGTCCAACTTGCCCCGAAGCGCCTTCAATTTGTGCATCCGAAAGCGGATAAGGAAGCGAACATGGTTTTAGTTGAAACGATTAAAGGCGGAAAGCCCGGGGTGAAAACATTGCCACCTATCGTTGTTTATGACCGGGATGAAAATTATACGGAGCAGTTTTTGCAAGCTTACGGAGGGAAGGAACTAGGAGAAGAGCAGCGTCTGGCTAAGGTCGCAGGCAAGGATGTGGCCAATCATTACGTGTACATGCTTGAGTGCAAGGATGGCTCGTATTATACCGGTTACACTCGTGAACCGTATGCACGTCTTGCCAAGCACAATGAAGGCGCGGGGGCCAAATATACACGAGGGCGCGGTCCGGTTACGTTGATCCATTTGCAGGCGTTTCCGAGTAAAGAAGAAGCGATGCGGGAAGAATGGCGGATTAAACAGTTGCCAAAAGCAGAGAAGAAACAATTGATTGATGAAAGGAGGCGGAGCGGTTTTGGGACACGGCATGCTTTATCTCGTTCCGACACCGATTGGAAATCTTGA